From Providencia sp. R33, a single genomic window includes:
- the argR gene encoding transcriptional regulator ArgR, with product MRTPSKQEDLVKAFKALLKEEKFSSQAEIVTALQEEGYENINQSKISRMLTKFGAVRTRNAKMEMVYCLPTEPGVPTATSPLKNLVLDIDYNPSVVVIRTSPGAAQLIARLLDSLGKAEGILGSIAGDDTIFSTPANNFTTKELYEAILALFEQEL from the coding sequence ATGCGCACTCCGTCTAAACAAGAAGACTTAGTTAAGGCTTTTAAAGCCCTACTCAAAGAAGAAAAATTTAGCTCTCAGGCTGAAATTGTCACGGCTTTGCAGGAAGAAGGCTACGAAAACATTAATCAATCTAAAATTTCCAGAATGCTCACCAAATTTGGGGCAGTTCGCACTCGTAATGCGAAAATGGAAATGGTGTATTGCCTACCAACTGAGCCTGGTGTACCAACTGCAACCAGCCCATTGAAAAACCTCGTTTTGGATATCGATTACAACCCATCAGTTGTAGTGATTAGAACCAGCCCAGGCGCAGCCCAATTAATTGCTCGCTTACTGGATTCATTAGGTAAAGCAGAAGGTATTTTAGGAAGCATTGCAGGGGATGATACGATTTTCTCTACACCTGCAAATAACTTCACGACAAAAGAGCTATACGAAGCAATTTTAGCGTTATTCGAACAAGAGCTCTAA